ACAACCCGTACCCGGCCCTGCTGGCACTGGCCGACCAGTTCATCGTCACCGGCGACAGCGCCTCGATGCTGGGCGAGGCGGCGGGCACCGGCAAGCCGCTCGCGGTGTTCGAACCGCCCCGGCGACGCACCGCCGCGAAACGCCTGCTGCACTGGCTCGAACGACACCTGGGCCTGATCGAGCGCGGCGCCGGCAGCCGCGGCACGGCCCGCCAGCAGAATCGCCTCGGCCGGTGCTATGACGGCTTACTCGCGGCCGGTATCATCAGCCGTGATCGCGATCTGACCGCCCTGCGACAGACCCTTGGCCTGGTCACCCTGCCGGCCGGGCCCACGCCGCCGCTTCTCGACCCTCACCTGCTCGCCCGCGCCCAGCGTGCGGCAGCCGACAGGGTGCGCGAACTGCTCACCGCCGAACATCCCATTTCGTGATACCCATGTCCGACCTTCGCTACCTGGACAAGGCACGCCTGGATGCGCTCGATGCTGCGTATTTCCAGGCCCGCCGACCCTTTCCGTGGATCAACCCGGAGGCGCTGCTTACACCCGCCGCGTTTCAGACCCTCTACGAGACGCTGCCGGACCTCGAATTGTTCGAGAAAAACTTCGGCGTGGAACGCAAATACGGCCAGCAAAGTCACGACCGCTACGCGCTCGACTACCGACCGGACCTGCCACTGGAAGCGCCCTGGCACGAGTTCGTGACCGAACTGAACGGACCGGTCTACACGGCGTTTCTGACCCGCATGCTGGGCGTGCGCAGCGTGAGCCTGTCCTGCCACTGGCACTACACGCCCAACGGTTGCTCGGTGTCGCCGCACTGCGACGCCAAGCGCAAGCTCGGCTCGCACATTTTCTATTTCAACACCGACAAGGACTGGGATCCGTCCTGGGGCGGCGAGACGCTGGTGCTGGAATCCGAGCACCGGCTGGAGCCAAGCTCCGCGCCGACGCTGGATGCGTTCAAGCGCATCACCGCCAGCGAGGCCATCGGCAACCGTAGCCTGCTGTTTGCCCGCACCGACCATTCCTGGCACGCGGTGCGGGAAATCCACTGCCCGCCACAGGCCCTGCGCAAGGTGTTCATCCTGGTCATCGAGCCGGGCGCCGCCTGGTGGCGCAAGCTGCTGCCGGCGCGACTGGCGCGCGGCTATTGAACGGACAGACCGACCCGCCACGCCTGGCCTTGCTGATATCCGGCCTGGGCCTGGGCGGCGTGCAGCGCACCATGCTGACCCTGGCCGGCGGGCTGGCCGACCGCGGGCTGGCAGTCGACCTGCTGGTACCGGACGATCGGGGCCCGTTTCGTGACCAGGTGCCGGCGAACGTGCGCCTGGTGAACCTGTCGCGCTGGTGGCTGCGCTTGCCGGTGATCCGCACCCGCAAGCGGCGCAAGGCGCTGCTAATGGCCCCCGCGGTGGCGGCCTACCTGCGCCGCGAGCGCCCGGACGCGCTGCTGTCCGCCTCGCATTACGTGAATCTCGGCGCCCTGTGGGGTCGTGATCTTGCCGGCACCGGCACCCGGCTGGTCATCAGCCAGCGCACGCAGCTGTCGGTGGCCATCACCAACAGCAAGCTGCCGGTGCTGCACCGCCGGCCGCTGCTGGCCTGGCTGACGCGCCGCTACTACCCGCGCGCCGACGCCATTGTGGCGGTGTCGGACGGCGTGGCGGACGATCTCGCCGCGGTTGCCCGGCTGCCGCGCGAACGCGTGCAGACCGTCTACAACCCGACCGACGTGAACTACATCGTCCGCCGAGCCGCCGAGCCGGCGCCGCATCCGTGGCTGGAAGACGGTGGCCCGCCGGTGATCGTGGCGGTGGGCCGGCTGGCAGCCCAAAAGGACTTCACCACCCTGCTGCGGGCCTTCGCCCATGTACTGGAACGACGCCCGGCGCGGCTGCTGATCCTTGGCGAGGGAGGCCTACGCCCGACACTGGAGGCGCAGGTGGCCGAGCTCGGCCTCGGCGCGGTGGTGGCCATGCCCGGCTACGCCGAGAACCCGTTCTCCGCACTGGCGCGGGCCGATCTGTACGTCATGTCGTCCCGCTACGAGGGTCTGCCCGGCGCGCTGATCCAGGCCCTGGCCTGCGGCTGCCGGGTGGTCAGCACCGACTGCCCGTCCGGGCCGGCGGAGATCCTTGATCATGGCCGTTTCGGCCGCCTGGTGCCGGTCGGGGACGCGCCGGCTTTGGCCGAAGCCATGCTGGCGGCGCTGGAAACGCCGCCCGATCCACAGCGTCAGCGCGAGCGCGCGGCGCAGTTTTCCGTGCCGCGGGCGGTGGATGCGTATCTCGATCTGCTGCTGGGCGATGAGGCTGTCAATTTCCGGCAAACGGCAGGCTGAACCTTGGCCCGTATCGCCATCTTGGTCTCGTCCTGGCCGCGCGGCGCGATCCAGCGCCTGATGCTGAACCTAGCGGCGGAGTTTGCCGCCGCCGGCCATCGCGTCGATTTGCTGGCGCCGCGCGGACAGCCGCCCGCCGAGGGTCTGCCGGACGGCGTGCGGCTGCTGGAACTGGCGCCGCGCCTGGCCAGCCTGCCCGGTGTGCGGCGGCACAAGCGCTGGTTCGTACCGCTGGCCCTGCCGGCGCTGGTTGCGTATCTCGGGCGCGAGCGACCGGCCGCCCTGCTCAGCGGTGGCGAGTGGCCGAATGTGGTGTCGCTGCTGGGGCGCCGTCTGGCCGGCGGCTCGACCCGCATGGTGGTGTCCGAGCACATTCATGTCGGCGCCTCCACCGCCGGCACCGCGCAGCGCAAGCGCCGCCACCTGCTGCCCTGGCTGATGGCACGCCTGTACCCGCGTGCCGCGGCCGTCGTTGCCGTGTCCGAGGGCGTGCGCCAGGACCTGCTTGCGCGCTTTCCGCTGTCTCCGGCGCAGGTCCATACCATCTACAACCCGGTCATCACGCCGGCGCTGCTGGCCGCGCGCGATGCACCGCTGGACGATCCGTGGTTCACGCCCGGTGCGCCGCCGGTGCTGCTCAACGTGGCGCAACTGCGCGTGCAAAAAGACCAGGCCACACTGCTGCGGGCTTTTGCCCAGATACGCCAGCAGCGCCCGGCACGCCTGCTGATCCTGGGCGAAGGCAACCAGCGAGGACCGCTCGAAACCCTCGCCCGGGAGCTTGGCATCGCCGCCGACGTCCGTCTGGCCGGCTTCGTGCCCAATCCGCTGGCCTACATGCGCCGGGCAGCGGTGTTCGTGCTGTCCTCGGCCTGGGAGGGCTTGCCGACGGTGTTGATCGAGGCACTGGCCTGCGGCTGTCCGGTGGTCAGCAGCGACTGCCCGTCGGGGCCGCGGGAGATACTGGACGGCGGCCGCTACGGACGACTCACGCCAGTAGGCGACGCAAATACGCTGGCCGCTGCCATCGTGGCCAACCTGCATGCGCCAATCAACCGCGTCGGACTGGAAGAGCGCGGCATGGCATTCAGTGCCGCGTCTGCAGCCGGGCAGTATTTACGCCTGCTGCTGCCGCAATCGATAAATTTGTCTGCCCCCAACAGCTAATCACCGGAGCGTGATGTGGCGAAAATCAATGTCTTTGCATCGACAGCGCTCCCGAGACTGCCGCATCAGGCCGCCTACCTGGACGCCTTCCATCGCTCGCTGCGCGATGCCGGTGAGGATGTTGAATGGGTACAAGGCGGCTACCAAGCCTGCGATATTGCGGTGGTGTATGGTTATCCCAAACCCGACAGTCGGTCTGCGTGGGCATGTCGCGCCGTGTACGCACAGCACACCGGTCCCGTGGTGATCGTGGAGTCACCTTTTCTGGGCCGAACGCCATACATAGAGAAAAACGGCATTCGCGCCTTTATCCGGCGCATCCGCGGCAAGCGGAACCTGGTTGACCAGCATCTCTACTCCCGCATAGGCATCGACGGCGCGTTTCAGGACGATGCGGATTTTTGCAACGCGGGCTCCCCGGCGGATCGCTGGAATCTGCTGAGTCGTGAATTCTGCCTGGAGCTGCGCCCCTATCGCACGACCGGCTCGCATGTGCTGATCGTCGGTCAGAAGCCAGGTGATGCCTCCCTGCGCGGCTGCAACATCGTTGATTGGATGATTAACACTGTCACAGAGGTGCGGCGCTACACCGACCGGCCGATTGTGGTGCGGGCCCATCCGGCGGCACTCCCGACGGATTTCCCGAAGATGAAAAAAGCCTGCGGCGCCAACCGAAACGTCCAGCTCGATATTCCGCCAACAGGCACCATCAACGACGCCCTGCGCGACTGCTGGACTGCCGTCACCTATTCGTCGAGTGCGGCGATCAATGCCTTGCTCAATGGCACACCCGCCATCTCGATGTTACCGGCCAGCATGGCTTGGCCGGTCACGGATCACGACCTGTCGAAGGTCGAGAATCCGACCTTGCACGAGCGCGAGCAATGGCTATACGACCTTTGCTATGCGCAATGGTCCGTGGAAGAGACCGCGCGCGGTATGGTGTGGGCGCGATTGAGAGACAAGCTGCTTCAAAAACTCAACCAATAAGCCAGGCATCGCCCTCAAGCCGCTCCTTGACTCGCTCTGTGGCGTGCAGCCGATGCCTATCTTGCGGTGCTGCTGCCCGAAGGGCTGTGAAATCGCGGCGGGGCGCCGCTCCCACTGGGTGCACTTGAACCGATGTCGGCCTCAGTCCCCGACCACGATGCGGGCAATTTCCGGGCTCGGGAACATCAGTTCCAGCCAGTTGTCAGCCAATGGCTGGATCACTTCCACGAACAATCCGGCCAGCGACTGGCCGCCGTCGAAGTAGGCAAAGGCCATCAGGCCCGGGATGCTGGCGGACTGGCCGACCACGATGCCGCGCGGCGCCAACTCGGCCGCCGCGCGCTGGAAGTCCTGCGGCGGCGCCAGGCTGACCATGATGTGATGCACGCACTCGCCGCGCCGGTCGAGCGCGTCGCGGTAGACGGTGGGGCCGCTGAGCGGCTCGACCAGTTCGAAGCAGGCGCCGCCGCGGCGGCCGATGGCCAGCCGCGCCGTATGTTCGACTGGCTTGCCGTAGTACTCGCAGCCTGGCATCTGCGCGCTGTCGATGCCGATGTCCACCCAGACCTCGACGCCCAGCAGCGCGCGAAAGCGTGCCTTGGCGGCGTCCAGGTCACGCACCATCACCGACACCTGATAGAGCTTTTGCACCGGCAGGATGGCGTCACCGGGCAGGTGCAGCGGCTCGCCGTGCGGGATCAGCGCATCGGCGTCGGCGAACACCAGGCCCAGGCCGCCCAGCGCCGTGCGGCTGTCCAGCAGCCGGCGCCGGCCGCCATGCTCCTCGTGCTCGGCCACGGTGCCCAGACCGGTGGCCGCCTGCGCCTGGGTCAGCGCCGCCCAGTCGGGGGCCGGGATCACCACGTGGCTCGGCCCCTCGCCGCAGCGGGCCAGTTCGTCCGCCCATAGCCCTGACTGCGGCTCGATCAGCTCGAAGCCGACGCCGTTGGCGTAACCCACCGCCTGCCGGTGGGCGTACTCGTTCCCGTCCGCAGTGCGCCCGGCGCAGTCGGCGACGCGCCAGTTGTTGATGCCGAAAAAGCGTGCGTACTGGGCGGCGGCGGCGCGGCAGTCGCGCGTCAGCACGCCGACCCGGGCGATGGCGGTTACCGGCAGCGGCATGACGAACTCCTCACAAATTCGGCGGGATGAACAGCATGGCGATCATCATCATGATGCCGATCGGCACGCCGACCATGAACGAATAGCCGGCAAAGCGCCCGAAGCGGATACCGGTAATGGCGACGATGGGGATCGCCATGTACGGATGGATCAGGTTGGTCAGCGAGCCGCCGTGCATGTAGGCGATCAGCGTGGTGGTGACCGACACGCCCAGTTCGCGCGCCGCCGGAATGACGTAGGGCGCCTCGATGATCCACTTCGAGCCGGCCGAGGGCACGAAGAAATCCATGATCCCCGAGTAGACGTAGATCACCAGCGGGAACATTTCCTGACTGGAGAAGCGCACGAACAGCCCGCTCAGCCAGTGCCCGAGCTCGGTGCCGGTCATCAGGCCGAAGATGCCGCCGTAGAACGGGAACTGCAGCACCACGCCGTAGGCCGAATCAAGCCCGCGGCGCACCGCCTGCACGAACGACAGCGGATTGCCGTGCAGCAGCAGCGCCAGACCCAGGAACACGGCGTTGTAGGCGTTGATGTTCCAGGCGCGGGCGAAACCCTGCGTCTGCATGTTGTAGCCGAGCGTGAACAGCACCATGCCGCCGGCCAGGTAACACCAGACGCGCCGGTTCTCCAGCCAGCTGGCGGGCGTGGCGCGCTCGGGCTCGATGCTGGGCGGCTGCGGCAGCATGGCGTCCAGACGCTCCTGATCGAGCGTCACCACCGGCGTCCTGCCGCGCGGATGCAGGGCGCAGATCGCTGCGATGCTGATCACCGACAGCAGCGCCAGCAGCATCAGGTTGAAGTGCGCGAACACGGTCTCGGTGACCGGGTACAGGCGATCGACGATGGGGTTGCCGGCGGCGGGCTTGATCATCGGGTTGTCGGGCGTGGCCATGATCAGCGCGGCGGAACCTGACAGCGCCGCGTTGGTGACGGTGCCCACGCCCATGAAGGCGGCCGCGCACAGCACGCGGATGTCGGTTTTCGGATTGCGCCGCGCCACGAACGGGATCAGCAGCGCGCTGACCACGAAGCACAGCGCCCAGTTGAGCAGGCCGGTCAGGGTGGTGGTGACCGCCAGCAGCAGCACCGCCTGCACCGGTTTGTCCGGATTGGGGATGCGCGCCAGGCGGTCGAACATCCAGAAGCCGGGCCGCGACATGACGCAGGCATAGGCCGCGAACACCGAAATCGAGAACTGCATGGTGATCTGCAGCAGACCCCACATGCCGTTGCCCCAGGCGGTCACGGCATGCAGCGGCTCGACACCGGCGCCGAACACGCCCAGAAACAGGGCGATGGCGGTCAGCACCATGCACACCACCCAGGCGTCCGGGATGTAACGCTCGGCCACGCCCGAGGCGGCGTTGCCGGCGCGGCTGAAGGCTTCCAGCAAGGCCATCTCCCCTCCTTTCGCGTTGTCCGGCGCCGGTCTTGGCGCCGCGCCCGGTCAGGCCGGGATTTTCTTCTGCAGCCGGGCGTTGAACTTCTCGGCGTCGACGACGAAGCGCTCGTGTGTGCCCTCGGCAATCGTGTCCACGCCGTCGTGGGCGCTGACGGTGAATTTCAGACGCTTGCCGTCGACCTCGTCCAGACGCACCTGCACGGTCACCGTCAGGCCCGGCGGCGTGGCCGCCAGGTGCGACACGTTGATGTGCGTGCCCACGCTCTGCTCGGCCGGCCAGTCCAGGTGCGGCTTGATGGCGTCGATGCAGGCCCACTCCAGCAGCGCCACCATGTAGCCGGTGGCGAATACCCGCGGCATGGCCTGGAAGTCGGCCGCCTCGGGGTAGATGTTGGGCACCGTCTTGGCGTCGGTGACGGTGAACTGGAAGCTGTGTTCCAGGCCGGGTTTGAGGCTGTCTTTCATGGCAGATTTCCGGTCAGTCGAAACGCGCCAGGGCGTCGATCAGCGTGGTCGGCGTACCGGCAGGCGGCACGATGATGGGGTTCAGGTCCAGCTCCTGAAGGCTGCCGCGGTGGTCGTAGGCGAACTGCGACAGGCCCACCAGGGTGCTGACCAGCGAGGCAGTATCCAGCGCCGGCTTGCCGCGGTAGCCGTTCAGGATCTTGCGCACGCCGATGCGGTCGATCATGAGCTCGGCCTGCTCGGGCGTGATCGGACACAGGGCATGCGCATGCTTGTCGAACAGCTCGGCCAGCACGCCGCCAGCGCCCAGGGTGAGCACCGGCCCGGCCACGTGGTCGTGCACGACGCCGGCCAGCAGTTCCAGGCTGTCCGACAGGTCCAGCATGGGCTGGGCGATGATCGACCAAGTCTTGAGTTTCTGCTTCTTGGCGATGGCGGTCAGCGCCTTGACCGCGGCCGCGCAGGCGGTGTCGTCGGCAATGCCGACCTTGACCGCGCCGTGTTCGGTCTTGTGCGGCAGGCCGGGCGATTCGAGCTTCAGCACCGCCGGGAACGCCGGCTTGCCCTTGCCGGCCTTGCCGGTGTGATCCAGCAGCGTCACATGCCCGGCGCAGTGCAGGCCGTACGCGGCCAGCGGCTTGACCATGTCCGGGAAGGTCGCCACCGCCGGGCCCTTCCAGCGCTTGGGTTTGTCGTTGCACCAGCCCTGCGGCAGATAACCGGGTTTGTCGAAGTAGTCGCGCATGGCCGCCAGGCCACGCGCCAGTGCCTGCCCGCCCTGCACGTTGGGCAGCGGGTCGCTGTCCAGCCAGTCGCGGTAGGTGTCCTTGAGCGCACTGGTC
This Immundisolibacter cernigliae DNA region includes the following protein-coding sequences:
- a CDS encoding glycosyltransferase, yielding MARIAILVSSWPRGAIQRLMLNLAAEFAAAGHRVDLLAPRGQPPAEGLPDGVRLLELAPRLASLPGVRRHKRWFVPLALPALVAYLGRERPAALLSGGEWPNVVSLLGRRLAGGSTRMVVSEHIHVGASTAGTAQRKRRHLLPWLMARLYPRAAAVVAVSEGVRQDLLARFPLSPAQVHTIYNPVITPALLAARDAPLDDPWFTPGAPPVLLNVAQLRVQKDQATLLRAFAQIRQQRPARLLILGEGNQRGPLETLARELGIAADVRLAGFVPNPLAYMRRAAVFVLSSAWEGLPTVLIEALACGCPVVSSDCPSGPREILDGGRYGRLTPVGDANTLAAAIVANLHAPINRVGLEERGMAFSAASAAGQYLRLLLPQSINLSAPNS
- a CDS encoding glycosyltransferase, which codes for MNGQTDPPRLALLISGLGLGGVQRTMLTLAGGLADRGLAVDLLVPDDRGPFRDQVPANVRLVNLSRWWLRLPVIRTRKRRKALLMAPAVAAYLRRERPDALLSASHYVNLGALWGRDLAGTGTRLVISQRTQLSVAITNSKLPVLHRRPLLAWLTRRYYPRADAIVAVSDGVADDLAAVARLPRERVQTVYNPTDVNYIVRRAAEPAPHPWLEDGGPPVIVAVGRLAAQKDFTTLLRAFAHVLERRPARLLILGEGGLRPTLEAQVAELGLGAVVAMPGYAENPFSALARADLYVMSSRYEGLPGALIQALACGCRVVSTDCPSGPAEILDHGRFGRLVPVGDAPALAEAMLAALETPPDPQRQRERAAQFSVPRAVDAYLDLLLGDEAVNFRQTAG
- a CDS encoding thioesterase family protein, with amino-acid sequence MKDSLKPGLEHSFQFTVTDAKTVPNIYPEAADFQAMPRVFATGYMVALLEWACIDAIKPHLDWPAEQSVGTHINVSHLAATPPGLTVTVQVRLDEVDGKRLKFTVSAHDGVDTIAEGTHERFVVDAEKFNARLQKKIPA
- a CDS encoding VOC family protein, whose product is MPLPVTAIARVGVLTRDCRAAAAQYARFFGINNWRVADCAGRTADGNEYAHRQAVGYANGVGFELIEPQSGLWADELARCGEGPSHVVIPAPDWAALTQAQAATGLGTVAEHEEHGGRRRLLDSRTALGGLGLVFADADALIPHGEPLHLPGDAILPVQKLYQVSVMVRDLDAAKARFRALLGVEVWVDIGIDSAQMPGCEYYGKPVEHTARLAIGRRGGACFELVEPLSGPTVYRDALDRRGECVHHIMVSLAPPQDFQRAAAELAPRGIVVGQSASIPGLMAFAYFDGGQSLAGLFVEVIQPLADNWLELMFPSPEIARIVVGD
- a CDS encoding short-chain fatty acid transporter; protein product: MALLEAFSRAGNAASGVAERYIPDAWVVCMVLTAIALFLGVFGAGVEPLHAVTAWGNGMWGLLQITMQFSISVFAAYACVMSRPGFWMFDRLARIPNPDKPVQAVLLLAVTTTLTGLLNWALCFVVSALLIPFVARRNPKTDIRVLCAAAFMGVGTVTNAALSGSAALIMATPDNPMIKPAAGNPIVDRLYPVTETVFAHFNLMLLALLSVISIAAICALHPRGRTPVVTLDQERLDAMLPQPPSIEPERATPASWLENRRVWCYLAGGMVLFTLGYNMQTQGFARAWNINAYNAVFLGLALLLHGNPLSFVQAVRRGLDSAYGVVLQFPFYGGIFGLMTGTELGHWLSGLFVRFSSQEMFPLVIYVYSGIMDFFVPSAGSKWIIEAPYVIPAARELGVSVTTTLIAYMHGGSLTNLIHPYMAIPIVAITGIRFGRFAGYSFMVGVPIGIMMMIAMLFIPPNL
- a CDS encoding 2OG-Fe(II) oxygenase, with the protein product MSDLRYLDKARLDALDAAYFQARRPFPWINPEALLTPAAFQTLYETLPDLELFEKNFGVERKYGQQSHDRYALDYRPDLPLEAPWHEFVTELNGPVYTAFLTRMLGVRSVSLSCHWHYTPNGCSVSPHCDAKRKLGSHIFYFNTDKDWDPSWGGETLVLESEHRLEPSSAPTLDAFKRITASEAIGNRSLLFARTDHSWHAVREIHCPPQALRKVFILVIEPGAAWWRKLLPARLARGY